In a single window of the Zea mays cultivar B73 chromosome 5, Zm-B73-REFERENCE-NAM-5.0, whole genome shotgun sequence genome:
- the LOC100216665 gene encoding FT-interacting protein 3 has protein sequence MAKAEKLVVEVVAAHNLMPKDGQGSSSPYVEVEFEHQKRRTRARPKELNPVWNERLVFPVSDPDDLPYRAIDVGVYNDRGAAVGGGGAPHGRNFLGKVRVPSAGVPAPGEEAVPQLFTLEKRSLFSHIRGEITLKIYRVNSGDVVVKSKQEKPAKAVVVGPEVVAAPTVTGPKKQPHSHPHPPPPQQQHQRHPLAAVQPPPEPPMDVMPQPPVPMAMKPVAMHADPYPVPPMFSGPADFSLKETRPRLGSGVVADKASATYDLVEQVEYLYVRVVRARGVPMATEAVAEVKLGNYRGVTPAVPSHNWDQVFAFSRETIQSSFVEVFVRARGSDDHVGRVWFDLSEVPRRAPPDSTLAPQWYSMEDRKGQRGGAEVMLAVWFGTQADESFAEAWHSKAAGVHGNGALGSIRSKVYVAPKLWYLRVSVIEGQDLFPMDKGPLAIGRFPELFVRAQVGSQIMRTRPAPVVSTRGPASPFWNEDLMFVVAEPFEEFLVLSVEDRVSPGRDELLGRLVVPVSAIERRWDWKPVVSRWFGLDCGTGGGGNVAGNSVHRFGSRRVHLRLSLDGGYHVLDEATAYSSDLQPTAKQLWKPHVGVLELGVLGATGLMPMKSRDGGRGATTDAYCVAKYGQKWIRTRTIVDSLCPRWNEQYTWDVFDPCTVITVGVFDNCHVDGASGSAARDSCIGKVRIRLSTLETDRVYTHAYPLLMLHPTGVKKMGELHLAVRFACGNAGNMFHAYAHPLLPKMHYAEPLLVRQVETLRCQATNVVAARLGRAEPPLGKEVVEYMLDHRSSLWSMRRSKANFFRLINVLSGPVAIGRWFELVRSWQRPVHSCLAVFTFLVFLATPELVLPTAFLAMAFAGLWRYRGRPRHPPHMEMRLSHADGATADELDEEFDTFPSTRGDVVRFRYDRLRSVAGRVQTVVGDIATQGERMQAVLSWRDPRATLLFAVACVAAAVIAYCVPTKVMVGMWGLYAMRPPRFRSRMPSPLMNFFRRLPSRADILL, from the coding sequence ATGGCCAAGGCGGAGAagctggtggtggaggtggtggcggcgcacAACCTCATGCCCAAAGACGGCCAGGGCTCCTCGTCGCCGTACGTGGAGGTGGAGTTCGAGCACCAGAAGCGCCGCACGCGGGCCAGGCCCAAGGAGCTCAACCCCGTCTGGAACGAGCGCCTCGTCTTTCCCGTCTCCGACCCCGACGACCTGCCCTACCGCGCCATCGACGTTGGGGTATACAACGACCGCGGCGCCGCCGTCGGCGGAGGCGGCGCTCCGCACGGGCGGAACTTCCTCGGCAAGGTGCGCGTCCCGTCCGCCGGCGTGCCGGCGCCCGGCGAGGAGGCAGTACCGCAGCTCTTCACCCTCGAGAAGCGCAGCCTCTTCTCCCACATCCGCGGCGAGATCACCCTCAAGATTTACCGCGTCAACTCCGGCGACGTCGTCGTCAAGTCCAAGCAGGAGAAGCCGGCGAAGGCGGTGGTGGTTGGgccggaggtggtggcggcgccgACGGTGACTGGGCCCAAGAAGCAGCCGCACTCGCACCCACACCCACCGCCgccgcagcagcagcaccagcgcCATCCTCTGGCGGCCGTGCAGCCGCCGCCGGAGCCGCCCATGGATGTCATGCCGCAACCGCCGGTCCCGATGGCTATGAAGCCGGTGGCGATGCACGCGGACCCTTACCCCGTCCCGCCCATGTTCTCCGGCCCTGCGGACTTCTCGCTGAAGGAGACGCGGCCCCGCCTCGGCAGCGGCGTCGTCGCCGACAAGGCGAGCGCGACCTACGACCTGGTGGAGCAGGTGGAGTACCTCTACGTGCGCGTGGTGCGCGCGCGCGGCGTGCCCATGGCGACCGAGGCCGTCGCCGAGGTCAAGCTTGGCAACTACCGCGGCGTGACGCCGGCCGTCCCTTCGCACAACTGGGACCAGGTGTTCGCCTTCTCCAGGGAGACCATCCAGTCGTCGTTCGTGGAGGTGTTCGTGCGCGCGCGGGGCAGCGACGACCACGTCGGCCGCGTCTGGTTCGACCTATCCGAGGTTCCGCGCCGCGCGCCGCCCGACAGCACGCTCGCCCCGCAGTGGTACAGCATGGAGGACCGCAAGGGACAGCGCGGCGGCGCGGAGGTGATGCTCGCCGTCTGGTTCGGCACCCAGGCCGACGAGTCGTTCGCGGAGGCCTGGCACTCCAAGGCCGCCGGCGTCCACGGCAACGGGGCGCTTGGCTCCATCAGGTCCAAGGTGTACGTCGCGCCCAAGCTCTGGTATCTTCGTGTCTCCGTGATTGAAGGGCAGGACCTGTTCCCCATGGACAAGGGCCCGTTGGCGATCGGTCGATTCCCGGAGCTCTTCGTGCGTGCGCAGGTGGGGAGCCAGATCATGCGCACACGGCCGGCGCCGGTGGTGTCGACACGGGGACCTGCGAGTCCATTCTGGAATGAAGACCTGATGTTCGTGGTGGCTGAGCCATTTGAGGAGTTCCTTGTTCTGTCCGTGGAAGATCGTGTGTCGCCAGGCCGTGATGAGTTGCTTGGCCGGCTCGTCGTGCCGGTGTCTGCCATTGAGAGGCGGTGGGATTGGAAGCCAGTGGTTTCCAGGTGGTTCGGGCTGGACTGTGGTACTGGTGGTGGGGGCAATGTTGCTGGCAACAGTGTGCACAGGTTCGGGAGCCGCCGTGTGCATCTCCGGCTAAGTCTTGATGGCGGTTACCATGTTCTGGATGAGGCTACAGCTTACAGCAGCGACCTCCAGCCTACAGCAAAACAGCTATGGAAGCCACATGTTGGAGTGCTCGAGCTTGGTGTTCTTGGTGCCACTGGCCTGATGCCAATGAAGTCACGTGATGGTGGTAGGGGCGCGACGACGGATGCTTATTGCGTTGCAAAGTACGGCCAGAAGTGGATCCGCACACGCACCATTGTTGACTCGTTGTGCCCCCGGTGGAACGAGCAGTACACATGGGACGTGTTCGACCCCTGCACCGTCATCACTGTAGGTGTGTTTGACAATTGCCATGTTGACGGCGCATCTGGGAGTGCTGCTCGTGACAGTTGCATTGGCAAGGTCCGTATCCGGCTCTCGACATTGGAGACTGATAGGGTGTATACCCATGCCTACCCTCTGCTGATGCTGCATCCAACGGGGGTGAAGAAGATGGGGGAGCTTCACCTAGCCGTGCGCTTCGCCTGTGGCAACGCCGGCAACATGTTCCATGCCTATGCACACCCATTGCTTCCGAAGATGCACTATGCAGAGCCACTCCTCGTGCGCCAGGTCGAGACCCTTCGGTGTCAGGCCACCAACGTGGTTGCGGCCCGGCTTGGACGTGCCGAGCCACCCCTCGGCAAGGAGGTTGTCGAGTACATGCTTGACCATCGCTCAAGCCTGTGGAGCATGCGGCGCAGCAAGGCAAACTTCTTCCGCCTCATCAATGTGCTCTCTGGCCCTGTTGCTATCGGGAGGTGGTTCGAGCTCGTCCGCTCTTGGCAGCGCCCGGTGCACTCATGCCTGGCCGTGTTCACGTTCCTGGTGTTCCTCGCAACGCCGGAGCTGGTTCTTCCGACAGCCTTTCTGGCCATGGCGTTCGCTGGGCTCTGGAGGTACAGAGGCCGCCCAAGGCACCCGCCTCACATGGAGATGAGGCTGTCTCACGCGGACGGAgccaccgcagacgagctggacgAGGAGTTCGACACGTTCCCTTCGACCCGCGGCGACGTCGTGCGTTTCCGGTACGACCGCCTCCGCAGCGTGGCCGGGAGGGTCCAGACGGTGGTGGGCGACATCGCGACGCAGGGCGAGAGGATGCAGGCCGTCCTGAGCTGGCGTGACCCGAGGGCGACGCTGCTCTTCGCCGTCGCCTGCGTCGCTGCCGCGGTGATCGCGTATTGCGTTCCCACGAAGGTGATGGTTGGGATGTGGGGCCTCTACGCCATGCGTCCGCCGAGGTTCAGGAGCAGGATGCCTTCCCCGCTGATGAACTTCTTCCGAAGGCTTCCTTCCAGGGCTGATATCCTGCTCTGA